Proteins co-encoded in one Desulfoplanes formicivorans genomic window:
- the qrcC gene encoding menaquinone reductase iron-sulfur cluster-binding subunit QrcC, with translation MEHKESKIRWGMVVDLDKCTGCGACMVACEAENNIAPTTDSSNKLRTLSWMLVYELTNGKAYPDHDVAYLPRPCMQCGKPSCMTVCPVTAIDKNEEGGIVSQIYPRCIGCRYCMAACPYHARYFNWYDPIWPEGMEKTLTPNVSVRPRGVAEKCTFCHHKYAEAKELARAEGRDPLHLEENDYIPACVAACPSGAMHFGDLNNPEHTVYKMAHEKYAFRLLERLGTDPQVYYYSKREWVRRQGDNYLKTEKTKGA, from the coding sequence ATGGAGCATAAAGAATCGAAAATCCGCTGGGGCATGGTCGTTGACCTGGACAAGTGTACGGGCTGCGGTGCCTGTATGGTTGCCTGCGAGGCCGAGAACAATATTGCCCCTACCACTGATTCATCCAACAAGCTGCGCACGCTTTCTTGGATGCTTGTGTACGAATTGACCAACGGCAAGGCCTATCCCGATCATGATGTGGCCTATCTTCCCCGTCCGTGCATGCAGTGCGGCAAACCTTCGTGCATGACCGTCTGTCCGGTTACGGCCATTGACAAGAACGAGGAAGGCGGGATCGTCAGCCAGATCTATCCCCGCTGTATCGGTTGCCGGTACTGCATGGCCGCCTGCCCCTACCATGCCCGGTACTTCAACTGGTATGATCCCATCTGGCCCGAGGGCATGGAAAAGACCCTGACTCCCAACGTGTCCGTACGTCCTCGTGGTGTGGCCGAGAAATGTACCTTCTGCCACCATAAGTATGCCGAGGCCAAGGAGCTTGCCAGGGCCGAAGGACGTGATCCCCTGCATCTCGAAGAAAACGATTACATCCCGGCATGTGTGGCTGCCTGTCCCAGCGGGGCCATGCATTTCGGCGATCTGAACAACCCCGAGCACACGGTTTACAAGATGGCCCATGAAAAATACGCGTTCAGGCTCCTGGAGCGTTTGGGTACTGACCCGCAGGTCTATTACTATTCCAAAAGGGAGTGGGTCCGCCGTCAGGGTGACAACTACCTCAAAACCGAAAAGACCAAGGGAGCGTAG
- a CDS encoding rhodanese-like domain-containing protein, which yields MLDASKEQTEIKDVFPEEWEGFVGSHREDEYEIVDVRQPDEYASGHIPGARLVPLGELEQHLDVFELDRDIIFYCRSGARSMAAARLLRDTGVGFRGIYNLVGGFGGYEGVELVGLPRLDVFDVHEPMDRMIMRAMNMEKGAFRFYSLFQERFPQVQFVERLARLIDLEKKHARALHVYWKRHVSPKPSETFEDLFMSLKGDILEGGEPFDAWATRLEQAGELTCIDLAEAALVIENQAYDLYRHLTGTVDDPREQAFFRLLAEQEKGHVRVVSRFFEDCFAAVQE from the coding sequence ATGCTGGATGCCAGCAAGGAACAGACAGAGATTAAGGATGTTTTCCCGGAAGAATGGGAAGGCTTTGTGGGCTCGCACAGGGAAGACGAATACGAAATAGTGGATGTCCGTCAACCCGATGAGTATGCATCAGGACATATTCCCGGGGCCAGACTGGTCCCGTTGGGAGAACTGGAGCAGCACCTGGATGTATTTGAGCTCGACCGGGATATCATATTCTATTGCCGGAGTGGAGCGCGTTCCATGGCCGCGGCCAGGCTGCTTCGGGACACGGGAGTCGGGTTTCGGGGGATCTATAACCTGGTCGGAGGGTTTGGCGGGTATGAGGGCGTCGAGCTGGTCGGTCTGCCCCGGTTGGATGTCTTTGACGTGCATGAACCCATGGACCGGATGATCATGCGGGCCATGAACATGGAAAAGGGGGCTTTCCGGTTTTATTCCCTTTTTCAGGAGCGTTTTCCGCAGGTTCAATTTGTCGAGCGTCTGGCTCGGCTTATTGATCTGGAAAAGAAACATGCCCGGGCCCTGCATGTTTACTGGAAGCGTCATGTCAGCCCGAAACCCTCCGAGACCTTTGAAGATCTGTTTATGTCCCTCAAGGGGGATATCCTCGAAGGGGGCGAACCTTTTGACGCCTGGGCCACGCGTCTTGAACAGGCGGGGGAACTGACGTGCATTGATCTTGCCGAGGCCGCCCTGGTCATTGAGAACCAGGCCTATGATCTGTACAGGCATCTGACCGGTACGGTGGATGATCCCCGGGAACAGGCCTTTTTCCGGCTGCTTGCAGAACAGGAAAAGGGGCACGTACGTGTGGTTTCCAGGTTTTTCGAGGATTGCTTTGCAGCCGTCCAGGAATGA
- a CDS encoding anaerobic ribonucleoside-triphosphate reductase activating protein, producing the protein MNGWDLLRGIAPVSLCDWPGHVCSVLFFGGCNLRCPTCHNRTIAWNPQRVPRLSREETMNDLAKRRSWLDGVVVTGGEACIVAGIEQVFADLRTMGLPIKLDTNGMRPDLIHEFLEQDRVDCCAVDVKGPWDKYPQLTGDRVDPGLARKHLEAIFALAIRYPERFYFRCTKVPCLTCEDIATTRSYLPDGFELILQDFIEPSGNDCSDDGPCVESGVFSQSTSLPLCDHA; encoded by the coding sequence ATGAACGGTTGGGACTTGTTGCGCGGTATAGCTCCGGTCAGTCTGTGTGACTGGCCGGGGCATGTCTGTTCGGTGCTCTTTTTCGGGGGTTGCAATCTTCGCTGCCCCACCTGTCATAACCGGACCATTGCCTGGAATCCTCAGCGCGTGCCCAGGCTCTCCAGGGAAGAGACCATGAATGATCTGGCCAAGCGGCGATCCTGGCTGGACGGGGTGGTGGTGACCGGAGGCGAGGCCTGCATTGTTGCGGGTATTGAGCAGGTGTTTGCGGATCTGCGCACCATGGGGCTGCCCATCAAGCTGGATACCAATGGCATGCGTCCGGATCTCATACACGAGTTTCTGGAACAGGACCGGGTGGATTGTTGCGCTGTGGACGTCAAGGGGCCCTGGGACAAATATCCTCAATTGACCGGGGACAGGGTTGACCCCGGTCTGGCCCGCAAACATCTGGAAGCCATCTTTGCCCTGGCCATCCGGTATCCCGAGCGTTTTTATTTCCGGTGTACAAAGGTGCCCTGCCTCACCTGCGAGGATATTGCAACGACCCGTTCGTATCTGCCCGATGGTTTCGAGTTGATCCTGCAGGACTTCATTGAACCGTCCGGGAATGATTGTTCGGACGATGGCCCTTGCGTCGAATCCGGCGTTTTTTCCCAAAGCACGAGTTTACCTCTTTGCGACCATGCCTGA
- a CDS encoding MBL fold metallo-hydrolase: MLIRCWGARGSIPVSGKQYERYGGDSPCMEVRDRFGGCLIIDCGTGIRRLGMRLMQEGIEQIALIMTHFHWDHVLGLPFFRPLYQSSTRITLYGWPKVQGNVQEKLFHVMAPPHFPVPARDISARITTVSCEHSSLDLGGLHIETIALNHPNQGLGFRITEQGRSFVFLTDNELGKSYENGSSYARFVDFCQGADLLVHDGEYTREEYELTRTWGHSRYEDAVRLAADARVARLGLFHHNQERSDTDIDRIVLHCREILAARGSTVDCFAVAQDMQWTLG; encoded by the coding sequence ATGCTGATCCGATGTTGGGGGGCCAGAGGGTCCATTCCGGTTTCCGGAAAACAGTACGAACGGTACGGGGGGGACTCTCCATGCATGGAGGTCAGAGATCGGTTCGGCGGCTGTCTGATCATTGATTGCGGGACCGGGATACGTCGGCTGGGCATGCGGCTCATGCAGGAAGGTATTGAGCAGATTGCCCTGATCATGACCCATTTCCACTGGGATCACGTGCTGGGCCTGCCTTTTTTCAGGCCGTTGTACCAATCTTCGACCCGGATAACCCTGTACGGATGGCCCAAGGTGCAGGGAAACGTGCAGGAAAAGTTATTTCATGTCATGGCCCCGCCCCATTTTCCCGTGCCGGCCCGTGATATCAGCGCCAGGATCACTACCGTGTCCTGTGAACACTCCTCCCTTGACCTGGGCGGGTTGCACATTGAGACCATTGCCTTGAATCATCCCAACCAGGGGCTTGGATTCCGGATTACGGAACAGGGCAGATCCTTTGTCTTTCTGACGGACAATGAGCTGGGCAAAAGCTATGAGAACGGTTCTTCCTATGCCCGTTTTGTGGATTTTTGTCAGGGCGCGGATCTGCTTGTGCATGACGGCGAGTATACGCGGGAGGAGTACGAGCTGACCCGTACCTGGGGACACTCCCGGTACGAGGATGCCGTGCGGCTGGCTGCTGATGCCCGGGTGGCCAGGCTGGGACTGTTTCATCACAACCAGGAACGAAGTGATACGGACATTGATCGTATCGTTCTGCACTGCCGGGAGATCCTGGCGGCCAGGGGGAGCACGGTGGACTGCTTTGCCGTTGCCCAGGACATGCAGTGGACCCTTGGATGA
- a CDS encoding ribonucleoside triphosphate reductase: protein MQTKHIIKRDGSMAEWDSSKIQAAIFKALQSQKINDVLLAKRLTNKVEQLLEGDDCPHIEDVQDRVEQVLVQQNLPKVVKAYILYRDSRRRAREAEADFVRDTIDGYVQEFDWRSKENSNVSHSFQGLILHTSGSVQARYALEAFPEHIRQAHRNGYFHIHDLSFGLAGYCAGWSLKDLLLEGFNAPGFCSSKPPKHLDSALMQMVNFLGTLQNEWAGAQAFNNIDTLLAPYIGIDNLSYEQVKQEMQKFIFNLNTTSRWGGQSPFTNFTLDLHCPRSMADEPVVIGGAYHDSLTYKEFQEAQDLFNKAFLEVMLEGDSYGKIFSYPIPTYNVTKDFPWDSEVGKLVLKVTAKYGAPYFQNFINSDITPEDVRSMCCRLRMDLRELRKKTGGLFGSGDMTGSIGVVTLNLPKYAFLARDEDEFFELLTEHAEQAKEALELKRKTISAFLEQGFYPFTKRYLKQGFKNHFSTIGLVGGHEACLNLLGKGIETPQGQAFMQRVLSRLRELMIRFQEETGNLYNLEATPAEGTCYRLAKIDKATYGDRIIASGEDDPYYTNSTNLPVGATSDVVAAMEHQTTLQTLYTGGTVFHCYLGESVHDLEALKKMIIRTMTLTKLPYITITPTFSVCQEHGYLSGEHFSCPECGKGCEVYTRVTGFYRPVTKFNKGKAAEYRDRVTYKIA from the coding sequence ATGCAAACCAAGCATATCATCAAACGCGACGGCTCCATGGCCGAGTGGGATTCATCCAAGATCCAGGCGGCCATTTTCAAGGCTCTCCAGTCCCAGAAAATCAACGATGTCTTGTTGGCCAAACGATTGACCAACAAGGTGGAACAATTGCTCGAAGGAGACGATTGTCCCCATATCGAGGATGTTCAGGACCGGGTGGAACAGGTTTTGGTGCAGCAGAATCTGCCCAAGGTGGTCAAGGCCTATATCCTGTACAGGGACAGCCGCAGGCGGGCCCGGGAAGCGGAAGCGGATTTTGTGCGTGATACCATTGATGGATATGTTCAGGAATTCGACTGGCGGTCCAAGGAAAATTCCAATGTCAGTCATTCCTTTCAGGGGCTTATTCTGCATACCTCGGGTTCGGTGCAGGCTAGGTACGCCCTGGAGGCCTTTCCCGAGCACATCCGGCAGGCCCATCGCAACGGGTATTTTCACATCCATGATCTTTCTTTTGGCCTGGCCGGATATTGTGCCGGATGGAGCCTCAAGGACCTCTTGCTGGAAGGATTCAATGCGCCGGGTTTTTGTTCCAGCAAGCCGCCCAAGCATCTGGATTCGGCCCTCATGCAGATGGTCAACTTTCTGGGCACCCTGCAGAACGAATGGGCCGGAGCCCAGGCCTTCAACAATATTGATACCCTGCTGGCCCCCTATATTGGCATCGACAACCTCAGCTACGAGCAGGTGAAGCAGGAGATGCAGAAATTCATCTTCAACCTGAACACCACTTCCCGCTGGGGCGGTCAGAGCCCGTTCACCAATTTCACCCTGGATTTGCATTGTCCCCGGTCCATGGCCGACGAACCCGTGGTCATCGGCGGGGCCTACCATGACAGCCTGACCTACAAGGAGTTCCAGGAGGCCCAGGACCTGTTCAACAAGGCCTTTCTGGAGGTCATGCTGGAAGGGGATTCCTACGGCAAGATCTTCTCCTATCCCATACCCACCTATAATGTGACCAAGGATTTTCCCTGGGATTCCGAGGTGGGCAAGCTGGTTCTCAAGGTGACGGCCAAATACGGGGCACCGTATTTTCAGAATTTTATCAACTCGGACATCACACCCGAGGACGTTCGTTCCATGTGCTGCCGTTTGCGCATGGATCTGCGGGAGTTGCGCAAGAAGACCGGCGGTCTTTTCGGGTCCGGGGACATGACCGGAAGTATTGGCGTGGTCACCCTGAACCTGCCCAAATACGCCTTTCTGGCCCGTGACGAGGACGAATTCTTCGAATTACTGACAGAGCATGCCGAACAGGCCAAGGAAGCCCTGGAACTCAAGCGCAAGACCATTTCCGCGTTTCTTGAGCAGGGATTCTACCCCTTTACCAAACGGTATCTCAAACAAGGGTTCAAGAATCATTTTTCCACCATTGGCCTGGTGGGCGGGCATGAGGCCTGTCTGAATCTTCTGGGCAAGGGAATCGAGACCCCGCAGGGACAGGCCTTCATGCAGAGAGTGCTCAGCCGGTTGCGGGAATTGATGATCCGGTTTCAGGAAGAGACCGGGAACCTGTACAATCTTGAGGCCACTCCGGCCGAGGGAACCTGCTACCGTCTGGCCAAGATCGACAAGGCAACCTATGGTGATCGCATTATTGCCTCGGGCGAGGACGATCCCTACTACACCAACAGTACCAACCTGCCCGTGGGAGCCACGTCCGATGTGGTGGCGGCCATGGAGCACCAGACAACCTTGCAGACCTTGTACACGGGCGGCACGGTTTTTCACTGCTATCTCGGGGAAAGCGTGCATGACCTGGAAGCCCTCAAGAAAATGATCATCCGGACTATGACCCTGACCAAACTCCCTTATATCACCATTACGCCGACCTTTAGCGTGTGCCAGGAACACGGGTACCTGTCGGGCGAGCATTTTTCCTGCCCCGAGTGCGGCAAGGGGTGCGAGGTGTACACCCGGGTGACGGGCTTTTACCGGCCTGTGACCAAGTTCAACAAGGGCAAGGCTGCCGAGTACCGTGATCGGGTGACCTACAAGATTGCATGA
- the qrcD gene encoding menaquinone reductase integral membrane subunit QrcD encodes MIDKAWIPEGVQRCSIGRFLLWLAFVGIFLGWGLYGAYVILSQGLGTTGLDNYFGFGLWITFDLAVIALGAGAFFTGFLRYILRIDQLKNIINLTVIIGFLCYSGAMMVLVLDIGQPLRAWFGYWHPNVHSMLTEVIFCITCYCTVLIIEYVPLILENRVLNKNRFLHHLAHNFHVYMPLFAGIGTFLSFFHQGSLGGMYGVLFGRPYAFREGFFIWPWTFFLFIASAIASGPSFTLLVNKLMELMSGKRLVDDATKELMAKISGLLLAFYIFWKILDTWAWANGLLPKAGLTFDQMFYGLAYGKWLLWTELLFCGVIPAIMLVVPAIRKIHGLMYLAALLNCTGIVINRFVQTVQTSAHPVMPFDVWNVYIPNWAEWSTSLMIVAYGALLMSLSYRYLPIFPKEKELNS; translated from the coding sequence ATGATTGATAAAGCTTGGATACCCGAAGGGGTACAACGGTGTTCAATTGGCAGGTTTCTGCTCTGGTTGGCATTTGTGGGCATCTTCCTTGGCTGGGGACTTTACGGCGCCTATGTCATCCTTTCGCAGGGACTGGGTACGACCGGTCTGGACAACTACTTCGGATTTGGTTTGTGGATCACCTTTGACCTGGCGGTCATCGCCCTGGGTGCCGGAGCCTTTTTTACCGGGTTTTTGCGGTATATCCTGCGCATTGACCAGCTCAAGAACATCATCAACCTCACGGTCATCATCGGGTTCCTCTGCTATTCGGGAGCCATGATGGTCCTGGTCCTTGATATTGGTCAGCCGTTGCGGGCATGGTTCGGATACTGGCATCCCAATGTCCATTCCATGCTCACGGAAGTTATCTTCTGTATCACCTGTTACTGTACGGTCCTGATCATCGAATACGTTCCCCTGATCCTGGAAAACCGGGTCCTCAACAAGAATCGTTTCCTGCATCATCTGGCCCACAATTTCCATGTGTACATGCCGCTTTTTGCAGGGATCGGTACCTTTCTGTCCTTTTTCCATCAGGGTTCCCTGGGTGGCATGTACGGCGTGCTTTTCGGCCGTCCCTATGCCTTTCGTGAAGGGTTTTTCATCTGGCCGTGGACCTTCTTTCTGTTCATTGCCTCGGCCATTGCCTCGGGTCCGTCCTTTACCCTGTTGGTGAACAAGCTCATGGAGCTCATGTCCGGCAAGAGGCTTGTGGATGACGCTACCAAAGAACTCATGGCCAAGATCTCCGGTCTTTTGCTCGCCTTCTACATATTCTGGAAGATTCTGGATACGTGGGCATGGGCCAATGGCCTGCTGCCCAAGGCGGGGCTGACCTTTGACCAGATGTTCTACGGCCTTGCCTACGGCAAATGGCTTTTGTGGACCGAACTGCTCTTTTGCGGGGTCATTCCTGCCATCATGCTGGTGGTTCCGGCCATCCGCAAAATCCATGGTCTGATGTACCTTGCGGCCCTGCTCAACTGTACGGGCATTGTCATCAATCGGTTCGTCCAGACGGTGCAGACTTCGGCCCATCCGGTCATGCCCTTTGATGTCTGGAACGTCTATATTCCCAACTGGGCAGAGTGGTCCACGTCCCTCATGATTGTGGCCTATGGTGCGTTGCTCATGAGCCTGTCCTACAGGTATCTGCCCATCTTTCCCAAGGAAAAGGAGCTCAACTCCTAG
- the nrdD gene encoding anaerobic ribonucleoside-triphosphate reductase, with protein sequence MPEKIQKRDGRLETWSVDRIAKAIFKSLNASGIRDPLLARRLAQNVEEHLADVAVPEQEDVQDMVEQVLMEARLYSVAKKYILYREKRRGIRSQDMAFLDVRDAIDTYVHKGDAQGRSTVRPHSFRGLSRHLAGAVQQRYALEQYPEEIRMAHENGYLHIHELAFGMAGHSAGWDLQALLGKGFGFRGVPAFGPAEHLDAALGQVISFLGAMGGEWAATQFFGHFDTMLAPFVRAENLDYDRVHHLVRQFVLALNSFSQGRQRLPMCSLGLDGDVPPWLAQTPVGVPAGCQKTTYGEYQREVAMLNKALGEVLLAGDHLGQPLESPVLSHDLVPGFSWESESGSRIVRLAALGRCVCLRVRGGGDAGEQRHREMAGTGCDCSWGVEGVTGAIGAISLNLPKLAFLAGRESDFLDLIGEYAEYARQALEFKRKFIVDYTHSGMFPYSQHYLENGLTNHCSLLTVVGGHEACMNLLGAGIATPEGIALMVKVIDRLAAIASDCTRETGHPYAVTTMTNNRACYRLAEIDESLYTEIVFSSNGRPHYTNGMGLPPGHGLSLDAEIEHQAQLASRFPGGAVLDLALPHQTADTLLPTIFRKLSRYSGISLVRIH encoded by the coding sequence ATGCCTGAAAAAATCCAAAAACGAGACGGACGACTGGAAACCTGGTCCGTGGACCGCATTGCCAAGGCCATCTTCAAATCCCTGAACGCCAGCGGTATCAGGGATCCCCTGCTGGCCAGACGGCTGGCCCAGAATGTGGAAGAACATCTTGCTGATGTGGCCGTTCCCGAGCAGGAAGATGTCCAGGACATGGTTGAACAGGTGCTCATGGAAGCCCGGCTCTACTCCGTGGCCAAGAAGTACATTTTGTACCGGGAGAAAAGGCGGGGCATCAGGAGCCAGGACATGGCCTTTCTTGATGTCAGGGACGCCATTGATACCTATGTGCACAAGGGAGATGCCCAGGGACGCAGCACGGTCAGGCCCCATTCCTTCAGGGGGCTTTCCCGACATCTTGCAGGGGCTGTGCAGCAGCGCTACGCCCTGGAGCAATATCCCGAAGAAATACGCATGGCTCATGAAAACGGGTACCTGCATATTCATGAACTGGCCTTTGGCATGGCCGGGCACAGTGCTGGATGGGATTTGCAGGCCTTGCTCGGCAAGGGATTTGGATTCAGGGGAGTACCAGCCTTTGGTCCGGCAGAACACCTGGATGCGGCCCTTGGTCAGGTGATCTCTTTTCTGGGCGCCATGGGGGGGGAATGGGCCGCAACCCAGTTCTTCGGTCATTTCGACACCATGCTGGCCCCGTTTGTCCGGGCGGAAAACCTGGATTATGACCGGGTCCATCATCTTGTGCGTCAGTTCGTTCTGGCCCTCAACTCCTTTTCCCAAGGGCGCCAGCGACTGCCGATGTGTTCCCTGGGACTGGACGGCGATGTGCCTCCCTGGCTGGCGCAAACCCCTGTTGGGGTGCCTGCGGGCTGTCAGAAGACAACCTATGGCGAATATCAGCGCGAGGTAGCCATGCTCAACAAGGCCCTGGGTGAGGTGCTGCTTGCAGGAGACCATCTGGGCCAACCTCTTGAATCTCCGGTCCTGTCCCATGATCTTGTTCCCGGATTTTCCTGGGAAAGCGAGTCGGGCTCAAGGATTGTGCGTCTGGCTGCCTTGGGACGCTGTGTCTGCCTGCGCGTGCGTGGTGGAGGTGATGCCGGAGAACAAAGGCACAGGGAGATGGCTGGGACGGGGTGTGATTGCTCTTGGGGTGTGGAGGGTGTGACAGGGGCCATCGGGGCCATTTCCCTGAATCTTCCCAAGCTTGCTTTTCTGGCCGGGCGGGAATCGGATTTTCTCGATCTCATCGGGGAGTATGCGGAGTATGCCAGGCAGGCTCTGGAATTCAAGCGAAAATTCATTGTGGACTACACCCATAGCGGGATGTTTCCCTATTCGCAGCACTATCTTGAAAACGGATTAACCAACCATTGCAGCCTGCTGACTGTTGTCGGTGGCCATGAAGCGTGTATGAACCTGCTTGGGGCGGGTATCGCAACCCCCGAGGGGATCGCTCTCATGGTCAAGGTCATTGACCGTTTGGCAGCCATTGCCTCGGATTGTACCCGGGAAACGGGTCACCCCTATGCCGTGACCACCATGACCAACAACAGGGCCTGTTACCGCCTAGCAGAGATTGATGAGTCGCTGTACACAGAGATCGTTTTTTCCAGCAATGGTCGTCCCCATTATACCAACGGCATGGGCCTGCCCCCTGGCCACGGTCTTTCCCTGGACGCCGAGATCGAGCACCAGGCCCAACTTGCATCTCGTTTTCCCGGGGGAGCGGTGCTGGATCTAGCCTTACCCCATCAAACCGCCGACACCCTTCTCCCCACAATCTTCCGGAAGCTTTCCAGGTATTCAGGCATATCCCTTGTGCGTATCCATTGA
- a CDS encoding ferredoxin — MAIVIDVEECLGCETCVELCPEVFKMDDAGEKATVIDPDSTLECVEEAIDSCPVEAISKE, encoded by the coding sequence ATGGCGATCGTTATTGATGTGGAAGAATGTCTGGGCTGTGAAACCTGTGTGGAATTGTGCCCCGAAGTTTTCAAAATGGATGATGCAGGAGAAAAGGCAACGGTCATTGATCCGGATTCCACGCTGGAATGTGTGGAAGAGGCCATAGACAGCTGTCCGGTGGAGGCCATTTCCAAGGAATAG
- a CDS encoding sulfite exporter TauE/SafE family protein: MITALVLYLLTGALAGFLAGLLGIGGGLVIVPMLTFMFTAQGLPQEHILHLALGTSLTSILFTSLSSLRAHNKRGAVIWPVVWRITPGIILGTLLGTWIAAQLSTSFLKIFFACFLYYVGTQMLLGIRPKANRDLPRTPGMTLSGGIIGIFSSLVGIGGGTLSVPFLTWCNTPMHKAIGTSAAIGFPIALAGATGYLINGLMAQGLPASCFGFIHVTALVTIVLASVSLAPLGARTAHSLPVPKLKKFFALLLFVLATRMVWSLF, from the coding sequence ATGATCACAGCCCTTGTTCTGTACCTGCTCACCGGCGCCCTGGCCGGTTTTCTGGCCGGACTCCTCGGTATCGGCGGCGGCCTGGTCATCGTACCCATGCTCACCTTCATGTTCACCGCCCAGGGACTTCCCCAGGAACACATTCTCCACCTGGCCTTGGGAACCTCCCTGACCAGTATTCTGTTCACCTCCCTGTCCAGCCTGCGCGCCCACAACAAACGCGGTGCCGTCATCTGGCCCGTGGTCTGGCGCATCACCCCGGGAATCATCCTGGGTACCCTGCTGGGAACATGGATCGCGGCCCAGCTTTCCACCTCCTTTTTGAAAATCTTTTTTGCCTGCTTCCTCTATTATGTTGGCACCCAGATGCTTCTGGGCATCCGCCCCAAGGCCAACCGCGACCTTCCACGCACCCCGGGCATGACCCTGTCCGGCGGGATCATCGGCATTTTTTCCAGTCTGGTAGGCATCGGGGGAGGAACCCTTTCCGTGCCCTTTCTCACCTGGTGCAACACGCCCATGCACAAGGCCATTGGCACATCAGCGGCCATTGGCTTTCCCATTGCCCTGGCCGGGGCAACCGGCTATCTCATCAACGGTCTCATGGCCCAAGGGCTGCCGGCATCCTGCTTCGGGTTCATCCATGTGACCGCCCTTGTCACCATTGTGCTTGCCAGCGTATCCTTGGCTCCCCTTGGCGCCAGAACTGCCCACAGCCTGCCCGTGCCCAAGCTCAAGAAATTCTTTGCCCTTCTTCTGTTTGTACTGGCCACAAGAATGGTCTGGAGTCTTTTCTAA